From one Mytilus edulis chromosome 1, xbMytEdul2.2, whole genome shotgun sequence genomic stretch:
- the LOC139482285 gene encoding cysteinyl leukotriene receptor 2-like, with the protein MKAVTCTTESLYERLLMMLKNETNITECLQLNTFPREDTNNIYTMGRTFFAYFTPIIIIIGIVGNLLSLRVFLSQNLRSLSASTYLAALSVSDLVIIIFYVSVEWIRRGLTYLFPTTNVKILDIEGLCQFQLYISYASRFVSAWLVVSFTIERYVSICHPLVRRNICTNRSTRKVISGVILVSCTTVLYKPALSGIYKGATGTLYCTRLPQYGLLSFSCDSIYAVFITFVPFVVITVLNVLIIRNLLKQRKNEICRQIVTEVSVIRLEFTVIHLALSICFILLNIPYFILWFRNFLLSKYLFNSVDSSSVVNLKYWQGVLYFVRTIFYMNYCINILLYLTVGAYFRHEVRVLLTFARFRRKSFVFPITVQTDSDQTRL; encoded by the coding sequence ATGAAGGCTGTTACATGCACAACGGAATCCTTATACGAACGCTTACTTATGATGCTAAAAAACGAGACAAACATAACAGAATGTTTACAACTCAATACGTTCCCAAGAGAAGATACCAACAACATTTACACAATGGGAAGAACTTTTTTCGCTTATTTCACTCCAATTATAATAATTATAGGAATAGTAGGTAATCTTTTATCATTACGTGTGTTTTTATCGCAAAATCTGCGGTCGCTATCGGCAAGCACATATTTGGCAGCATTATCCGTATCTGAtcttgttattattatattttatgtgtcCGTGGAATGGATAAGAAGAGGATTAACATATCTGTTTCCAACAACAAACGTTAAAATTCTTGACATTGAGGGACTTTGTCAATTCCAGCTTTACATATCCTACGCTTCCAGATTTGTATCAGCATGGCTTGTAGTGTCTTTCACTATAGAAAGATATGTTTCCATTTGCCATCCGTTAGTACGGAGAAACATTTGTACGAATAGAAGCACGCGGAAAGTGATTTCTGGAGTTATTCTAGTTTCATGCACAACTGTGTTATATAAACCTGCATTGAGTGGGATTTACAAGGGAGCAACTGGCACGCTTTATTGCACAAGATTGCCACAATATGGTTTATTATCTTTCTCGTGCGATTCTATTTATGCAGTGTTTATCACCTTTGTTCCTTTTGTTGTGATCACTGTTCTCAATGTGCTGATCATTCGAAACCTTCTGAAACAAAGAAAAAACGAAATATGCAGACAAATCGTAACTGAAGTGAGTGTTATCCGACTAGAATTCACTGTAATTCACCTTGCATTATCAATATGCTTCATACTTTTAAATATTCCATACTTTATATTATGGTTTCGTAACTTTCTTTTATCTAAATATTTGTTCAATTCTGTCGACAGTTCTTCAGTTGTAAATTTAAAATACTGGCAAGGAGTGCTATATTTCGTAAGaactatattttatatgaattactGCATCAACATACTTCTATATTTAACCGTTGGAGCGTACTTCCGACACGAAGTAAGAGTCTTACTAACATTTGCACGTTTCCGTCGAAAATCTTTTGTGTTTCCGATTACAGTTCAAACAGACTCGGACCAAACAAGGCTCTAA